A part of Rhinoderma darwinii isolate aRhiDar2 chromosome 1, aRhiDar2.hap1, whole genome shotgun sequence genomic DNA contains:
- the RPS23 gene encoding small ribosomal subunit protein uS12 yields the protein MGKCRGLRTARKLRNHRREQKWHDKQYKKAHLGTALKANPFGGASHAKGIVLEKVGVEAKQPNSAIRKCVRVQLIKNGKKITAFVPNDGCLNFIEENDEVLVAGFGRAGHAVGDIPGVRFKVVKVANVSLLALYKGKKERPRS from the exons ATGG GCAAGTGCCGTGGTCTTCGTACAGCTAGAAAGCTCCGTAACCACCGACGTGAGCAGAAATGGCATGACAAGCAGTACAAGAAGGCCCACTTAGGGACTGCTCTTAAGGCTAACCCTTTTGGAGGAGCGTCCCACGCTAAAGGAATCGTCCTGGAAAAAGT TGGTGTTGAGGCCAAACAGCCCAACTCTGCCATCAGGAAATGCGTCAGAGTGCAACTGATCAAGAATGGCAAGAAGATCACTGCTTTTGTACCCAACGACGGTTGCTTGAATTTTATTGAG GAAAACGATGAAGTTTTGGTTGCTGGATTTGGTCGGGCTGGTCATGCCGTTGGTGACATTCCCGGTGTCCGGTTCAAGGTTGTCAAAGTAGCCAATGTATCTCTGTTGGCCTTGTACAAAGGCAAAAAGGAGAGACCAAGATCATAG